A window of the Streptomyces griseochromogenes genome harbors these coding sequences:
- a CDS encoding asparagine synthase-related protein — MSTGFVVLSDDCTTDPTWLFESPQVIAHPSGKPWIVGRWDADEVVLARAGSVRVVVIGHCPVTTVSLTRLAGRVRALSDADTLARQLSGSCHVIVAAPEGVGVCGTVTGLRQVFHARIDGRPVASDRPDVLARLTGAGVDEGLLAARLATVGLLPAPLGTAAVWSGVSTVPDGHRLVMAGGRAEVLPWWSPPEPELPLDQGASAVRAALEEAVRSRTSHEVPLSSDLSGGMDSTALCFLGARGRPGLLTFRWAEADPGNDDAAFAAHSADLLEHASHTVVRQEELPALFARPADLADTEQPYLFTRTLARMRHTAGLLAERGSRAHLAGHGADELFGRLPGYLHRLLRRRPLLAVRHLRGYQALHRWPRRAALTELARTDSVADWWREQADSLTGPAAARRHPPLGWGLLPLRAPAWVTDAAVDAARSQLRQAARLARPLAADRGQHQFLVALRATAPAYRQTARLFGRAGIRLHLPYLDDRVVEAALAVRLHERCTPWEYKPLLAEAMRDVLPERVRTRTTKGAFDEDLRTGLSRSRDALLELFADSELARAGLISADAVRTQLLTPQADLSRNFAVEQLLGCETWFRAARHLARARS, encoded by the coding sequence ATGAGCACCGGGTTCGTCGTCCTGTCCGACGATTGCACCACCGACCCCACGTGGCTCTTCGAGTCACCGCAGGTCATCGCCCACCCGTCGGGCAAGCCCTGGATCGTGGGCCGGTGGGACGCGGACGAAGTCGTACTGGCCCGGGCGGGCTCGGTGCGCGTGGTGGTGATCGGGCACTGCCCGGTCACCACCGTGTCGCTCACCCGGCTGGCCGGACGCGTGCGTGCGCTGTCCGACGCGGACACGCTGGCCCGGCAGCTGTCCGGCAGCTGTCATGTGATCGTCGCCGCCCCGGAGGGCGTCGGCGTGTGCGGCACCGTCACCGGTCTGCGCCAGGTCTTCCACGCCCGGATCGACGGGCGGCCGGTCGCCTCGGACCGCCCCGACGTCCTGGCGCGGCTGACCGGCGCGGGCGTGGACGAAGGCCTGCTGGCCGCGCGGCTCGCGACCGTCGGCCTGCTGCCCGCTCCGCTCGGAACCGCCGCCGTGTGGTCCGGGGTCTCCACGGTCCCCGACGGCCACCGTCTGGTCATGGCCGGCGGCCGCGCGGAAGTACTCCCCTGGTGGTCACCTCCTGAGCCGGAACTCCCGCTCGATCAGGGCGCGTCGGCCGTACGCGCCGCACTGGAGGAGGCCGTGCGATCCCGTACGTCGCACGAGGTGCCGCTCAGCTCGGACCTGTCCGGCGGCATGGACTCCACCGCCCTGTGCTTCCTCGGCGCGCGCGGCAGACCCGGGCTGCTCACCTTCCGCTGGGCCGAGGCGGACCCGGGCAACGACGACGCGGCCTTCGCCGCACACTCGGCGGACCTGCTGGAGCACGCCTCGCACACGGTCGTGCGGCAGGAGGAACTGCCCGCCCTGTTCGCGCGTCCCGCGGACCTCGCCGACACCGAACAGCCGTATCTCTTCACCCGGACCCTGGCCCGTATGAGACACACGGCCGGCCTCCTGGCCGAACGCGGCTCGCGAGCGCACCTGGCCGGGCACGGCGCGGACGAGCTGTTCGGCAGGCTCCCCGGCTATCTGCACCGGCTGCTGCGCCGCCGCCCCTTGCTCGCGGTACGTCATCTGCGCGGCTACCAGGCCCTGCACCGCTGGCCCCGGCGCGCGGCGCTCACGGAGCTCGCGCGCACGGATTCCGTGGCGGACTGGTGGCGCGAGCAGGCCGATTCCCTCACCGGCCCCGCCGCGGCCCGGCGGCACCCGCCCCTCGGCTGGGGGCTGCTGCCGCTGCGCGCTCCCGCCTGGGTGACGGACGCCGCGGTCGACGCGGCCCGATCGCAGCTGCGGCAGGCCGCCCGCCTCGCCCGCCCCTTGGCCGCCGATCGCGGCCAGCACCAGTTCCTGGTGGCCCTGCGGGCGACGGCACCGGCGTACCGGCAGACCGCCCGTCTCTTCGGCCGGGCGGGGATCCGGCTGCACCTGCCCTACCTCGACGACCGGGTCGTGGAGGCCGCCCTGGCCGTACGCCTGCACGAGCGGTGCACCCCCTGGGAGTACAAGCCGTTGCTGGCCGAGGCGATGCGGGACGTCCTGCCCGAACGCGTCCGCACCAGAACCACCAAGGGCGCCTTCGACGAGGACCTGCGCACGGGGCTCAGCCGCAGCCGGGACGCACTCCTCGAACTCTTCGCGGACTCGGAACTCGCCCGAGCGGGCCTGATCTCCGCGGACGCGGTCCGAACGCAGTTGCTCACCCCGCAGGCCGACCTGAGCCGGAACTTCGCGGTCGAGCAACTCCTCGGCTGCGAAACCTGGTTCCGCGCCGCTCGCCACCTGGCCCGAGCCCGATCCTGA
- a CDS encoding lasso RiPP family leader peptide-containing protein, with translation MEIQEQHREEPAVRQGYEPPALTAVGEFSEDTLGFGHDHSDFLARQGF, from the coding sequence ATGGAGATCCAGGAGCAGCACCGCGAGGAGCCGGCGGTTCGGCAGGGTTATGAGCCGCCCGCGCTGACGGCCGTCGGGGAGTTCTCGGAGGACACCCTCGGCTTCGGCCACGACCACAGCGACTTCCTCGCCAGGCAGGGCTTCTGA
- a CDS encoding BBE domain-containing protein: MARSCTAARGALQRISPSDGPPGGGRPRRVRACAGAVGPYRTSGEDADHDGAFDCRDALIDPGIATPGLDPRLLPGYVRYERLQRVKAHWDPWNVFRHAQSVRLPGENSPADGRGARFRPDSGALFRPTTARSG, encoded by the coding sequence GTGGCCAGGAGTTGTACTGCGGCGAGGGGCGCTCTGCAGCGGATCTCGCCGAGCGACGGCCCGCCGGGCGGCGGGCGCCCCCGGCGCGTGAGAGCGTGCGCGGGCGCCGTCGGTCCGTATCGGACCTCGGGAGAGGACGCCGATCACGACGGGGCCTTCGACTGCCGGGACGCCCTGATCGACCCCGGAATCGCCACGCCTGGCCTGGATCCGCGACTTCTACCGGGATATGTACGCTACGAGCGGCTGCAGCGGGTCAAGGCGCACTGGGATCCGTGGAATGTCTTCCGGCACGCGCAATCCGTCCGTCTTCCGGGGGAGAATTCGCCGGCGGACGGTCGAGGGGCCCGGTTCCGCCCGGACAGCGGCGCTCTCTTTCGGCCAACCACCGCCCGGTCCGGGTGA